The following are encoded in a window of Alosa sapidissima isolate fAloSap1 chromosome 12, fAloSap1.pri, whole genome shotgun sequence genomic DNA:
- the LOC121677935 gene encoding acrosin-like, with protein MSIQHSLLLFLALVANAHAALSGDEIINGKKAKDGSLEYMASVQIDGTHRCGGFLIDPNFVLTAAHCDFSGEMTVVLGTHGIKGNVKKHKVDTKIKHGSYKSSLTGNDIMLLKLVKQVKLGKGVKIVNISRNGKQVKHPTECLVAGWGSTANSNKKASEDLQVVNVTTIDTEECKNVWKEAKVTLPAKVMCAGGYKTKKGACQGDSGGPLVCDNVAVGIVSFNLRQDCNYPNVPNVYTQISKFLPWINETIKVHSLVFSSAQGGYVGIVNGKVAKNHSRPYMVSVQKNKGHFCGGFLVSESFVMTAAHCITWGVDLTVVVGGHDITNQKSGTRIQVKYYHVNPGYIPETLQNDIAILQLTEGVKQSNSVKWISIPEKDKDIKGATNCSVAGWGATKTNGPANNLLLEANVLIMKRQECKKLWKTYLSEKMLCASGRAGFCQGDSGGPLVCKNKAVGVVSFTDKNCNNLKKPNVYTRISAYLPWIKSILKSV; from the exons ATGAGTATCCAGCACAGCCTACTTCTCTTCCTCGCTTTGGTAGCAAATGCACATGCAG CCTTGTCAGGAGATGAAATCATCAATGGGAAGAAAGCCAAAGATGGTTCCTTGGAATACATGGCATCGGTGCAGATTGATGGCACCCATAGGTGTGGAGGATTCCTCATTGACCCCAACTTCGTTCTTACGGCTGCACACTGTGACTTCAG TGGTGAGATGACTGTTGTCCTTGGCACACATGGCATTAAGGgaaatgttaaaaaacacaAGGTGGACACCAAGATTAAGCATGGATCATACAAAAGCTCCTTGACTGGAAACGACATAATGCTATTAAAG TTAGTCAAACAGGTGAAATTAGGCAAAGGGGTGAAAATAGTTAATATCTCAAGAAACGGCAAACAAGTTAAGCACCCCACAGAGTGCTTAGTTGCTGGTTGGGGTTCCACTGCAAACAGCAACAAGAAGGCATCAGAGGATCTGCAGGTTGTAAACGTGACGACCATTGACACAGAGGAATGCAAAAACGTGTGGAAGGAAGCAAAGGTGACTCTGCCAGCCAAGGTCATGTGTGCTGGAGGATATAAGACCAAGAAAGGGGCCTGCCAG GGTGATTCAGGGGGACCACTGGTGTGTGACAATGTGGCAGTTGGCATTGTTTCATTCAACCTCAGGCAAGACTGTAACTATCCTAATGTTCCCAATGTCTACACACAGATCTCAAAATTCTTGCCCTGGATTAATGAAACCATCAAAGTCCATTCT CTAGTTTTCTCAA GTGCTCAGGGTGGGTATGTGGGCATTGTGAATGGCAAAGTAGCAAAAAACCACTCCAGACCCTACATGGTCTCTGTGCAGAAAAATAAGGGACATTTCTGTGGTGGCTTTCTGGTGTCTGAGTCATTTGTCATGACTGCAGCTCATTGTATCACTTG GGGAGTGGATTTGACTGTTGTGGTAGGGGGACACGACATTACAAACCAGAAAAGTGGAACAAGGATACAGGTGAAATACTACCATGTCAACCCCGGATACATTCCTGAGACACTTCAGAATGACATTGCAATTCTACAG CTGACAGAAGGAGTAAAACAGTCCAACTCTGTAAAATGGATCTCTATTCCtgagaaagacaaagacattAAAGGGGCAACGAATTGTAGTGTGGCCGGATGGGGGGCAACAAAAACCAATGGGCCTGCAAACAATCTCCTTCTCGAGGCAAATGTGCTCATCATGAAAAGACAAGAGTGCAAGAAATTATGGAAAACATACTTAAGTGAAAAAATGCTTTGTGCAAGTGGTAGAGCAGGCTTTTGCCAG GGTGACTCAGGAGGCCCTCTGGTCTGCAAGAACAAAGCTGTGGGAGTAGTGTCGTTCACGGATAAAAACTGTAACAACCTAAAAAAGCCAAATGTCTACACAAGAATATCAGCATATCTGCCCTGGATAAAGAGTATTTTAAAAAGTGTGTAA
- the LOC121677937 gene encoding serine protease 40-like, whose product MCALHYPLMLLTMLLLHKHGCYAEKIINGRNVAVEDMQYMASVQNNEKHVCGGFVIKPNFVLTAAHCRKCLTGKVSVVLGAHNIHKPEKRKRYYIGKQNKITHVNYTRTKTGNDIMLLKLSRKIGKDVKTVNIPSSDEMKMKSGTNCLVAGWGKTSKNNATNRLQEADVQVVDFQECQAEWNQNSINQTLPKNVMCAKGFRRSGPSSTDSGGPLVCNGLAVGIVSFNLNAESYQEIIPAVYTQISKFLPWIKSKIGSSFDLQDSYFENFIPCSALMRLSLGVVNIMDAATLLCLQLAASMLLLVFSSAQGGYVGIVNGTVAKKHSRPYMVSVQKNKGHICGGFLVSESFVMTAAHCITWGVDLTVVVGGHDITNQKSGTRIQVKYYLTNPGYNPETLQNDIAILQLAERANQSNSVQWISIPEKDDIKGAEVCSVAGWGATKTNGRENNLLLQADVVIMKRKECNQLWKGYFNKKMLCASGKAGFCQGDSGGPLVCKNKAVGVVSFNERENCNNPKKPNVYTRISAYLPWIKKILNSVKH is encoded by the exons ATGTGCGCCCTGCACTATCCCCTGATGCTTCTGACGATGCTTCTTCTGCACAAGCATG gttgttATGCTGAAAAGATCATTAATGGGAGGAATGTAGCAGTTGAAGACATGCAGTACATGGCATCAGTGCAGAACAATGAGAAGCATGTCTGTGGAGGCTTTGTCATAAAGCCCAACTTTGTACTGACTGCAGCACACTGCAGAAAATG CCTAACAGGCAAAGTTAGTGTTGTTCTTGGGGCACACAACATCCATAAACCAGAGAAAAGAAAGCGATATTATattggaaaacaaaacaaaatcacccACGTTAACTATACAAGAACCAAAACTGGAAATGACATCATGCTGTTGAAG CTGTCAAGGAAAATTGGCAAAGATGTGAAAACAGTGAACATCCCATCATCTGATGAGATGAAGATGAAAAGTGGCACAAACTGCTTGGTCGCTGGTTGGGGTAAAACAAGTAAGAATAATGCCACAAATCGGCTCCAGGAGGCCGATGTCCAAGTCGTCGATTTCCAAGAGTGCCAGGCAGAATGGAATCAGAACAGCATCAATCAGACACTTCCTAAAAATGTGATGTGTGCCAAAGGGTTCAGAAGGAGTGGTCCAAGTTcg ACAGACTCGGGAGGTCCATTGGTGTGCAACGGCCTGGCTGTGGGTATAGTGTCATTCAACCTGAATGCTGAAAGCTATCAAGAGATCATTCCTGCTGTTTATACTCAAATCTCAAAGTTCCTGCCATGGATCAAAAGCAAAATTGGTTCCAGTTTTGATTTGCAAGATTCTTATTTTGA GAATT TTATCCCCTGCAGTGCACTGATGCGTCTGTCACTTGGGGTTGTGAACATCATGGATGCTGcaactctgctctgcctccagCTGGCAGCTTCCATGCTGTTGTTGGTTTTCTCAA GTGCTCAGGGTGGGTATGTGGGCATCGTGAATGGCACTGTAGCAAAAAAACACTCCAGACCTTACATGGTCTCTGTGCAGAAAAATAAGGGACATATCTGTGGTGGCTTTCTGGTGTCTGAGTCATTTGTCATGACTGCAGCTCATTGTATCACTTG GGGAGTGGATTTGACTGTTGTGGTAGGGGGACATGACATTACAAATCAGAAAAGTGGCACAAGGATACAGGTGAAATACTACCTTACCAACCCCGGATACAACCCTGAGACACTTCAGAATGACATTGCAATTCTACAG CTGGCAGAAAGAGCAAATCAGTCCAACTCTGTACAATGGATCTCTATTCCTGAGAAGGACGACATCAAAGGGGCAGAGGTTTGTAGTGTGGCCGGATGGGGGGCAACGAAAACCAATGGGCGTGAAAACAATCTCCTTCTCCAGGCAGATGTGGTTATCATGAAGAGAAAAGAGTGCAATCAATTATGGAAGGGATACTTCAATAAAAAAATGCTTTGTGCGAGTGGTAAAGCAGGCTTTTGCCAG GGTGACTCAGGAGGCCCTCTGGTCTGCAAGAACAAGGCTGTGGGAGTAGTGTCGTTCAATGAGAGAGAAAACTGTAACAACCCAAAAAAGCCAAATGTCTACACAAGAATATCAGCATATCTGCCCTGGATAAAGAAGATTTTAAACAGTGTCAAACACtga